The Tenrec ecaudatus isolate mTenEca1 chromosome 4, mTenEca1.hap1, whole genome shotgun sequence region aacaaccaagaaaagcctgtagctagttcaaggacagttttttggcctttaggagcgttttccggtcgagtctgatggggcaccaagccctggctccaaagtcgaTTTTTAGTCTTCGCAGTACTGTTTTTCAGAATGTCCCCCACGTGTAGTTGAGGACTAGAAGATGGTCAGCTGACCCTGGGTGGGTGTTCTGATCATCAGCAGTATGGGGGTCATGAGCACGGACACCTgtgcagggtctctctgagtccatGTTGCAGCTGGGTGTTGATCCACCTCATGGAGAGTTCTCCTCATTTTAGCCGACCCCTTTCCTAGCGATTGGTGTTTCCTGACCTTGTGTCTGAAGTAAGGGTAAATCTCACCATCTGTTCTtctaagcattctggctgtgcttttctAAGATGGATTTGTTCCTTCTCTGGCACTCCATGGGATGCTCCATATTCTTGGTCCCTCTTTGCCCTTGACCCTCTGTAGCCTTTTCCCTCACTCACTTTGGCTAATCGTAGGTTTATGCAAACAGATGTGACAAAGAGACCGTCTGTTTGGATCGTCCCTGCCACTGCCATGAGCAGAAAAGCAGAGGTGAGCTTGTTGGAGAGATGTGGGAGATAGTGGGAGCAAAGTAACATAGCCCTAGCTGAGGCTAGCTGAGACCAGTTACCACCAAGCCTCCCACTAGCCTTAGAGATGCATGAGCCAGCCCTCCGAGATCAGCCAGCTCCAACCTAGAGCAGCAAGGCCATCCAGCCGTCCCAGAAACAGTGGATGGTTGCCGCATGCACCACCAAGCTTACAGTGACTTGTTACGATGCAGCAATAGTTAATGGATCCAAGGACGCCGGGAGCCCAGTCTTCTAATCCTGAGCCAGACAGTATTGAAAGACAAACAAGAGGGAGTTGTGGTCTGCCAGGTTTTATTTGTGGTCTGGTGAACTTGAACCAGAAAAAGCTGCAGTGGTTTGGTGAGCATGACAGAACCTGGGGGAGGGACGAGCAGGAGCGGGTCTATTCCTCAGGCCCAGGGGTCCCATCAGCTAATGACCAGAGGACACCTGAGGTGGGAGGTGGCTGGGGGCAAGTTGAGGGAGcagcagctgctggctttgagattggcagcccacccccctacccccccgtgGAAGTCTCAGCCCCTGGGGTCATACACCCGCCCCATGAACACCGGGAACCGGTGCTGCTGGTCCCAGAGCAGGAAGAGGAAGGGCTGCTGCACCTCGAAGATCACCAAGTTGCGGGCCACAGACAGGGCGGAGGCGGCAGCCATCTCCACCCCGGACTCTGTCAGTTCCAGCGTGGCCTGGTGCTGCATCACCGACACCTCCAGCTCCGGGTCCTCTGTCAGCCCGCACAAGTTGAGGTCGTAAGAAAAGTCAAAGAATTCTAGGGCATAATCAGAGGGACACAAAGGCTTGTTCGCCACAGCATGCGACAACCCTCAGCTTCCGGAGAGGCTTGTCCTGCATGGCCTGGGCTGCTCCACAGCCTAGCGgcgctctccctcctcctcccttgctTGCTGTGGCTGTTAGGTGCTGCATGTCAGTTTTCACACATAATAACCCCactgacggagcagaactgccccatagggcaaACTACAAACGACGTGAGCGGACCCCCTGGACACTCTCCTGCCAGAGCCacgggtggtttagaactgcccatctttcggttagcaaccaagcacttaGGCATTTCTCCACCGGGGCTTGTCTGATTTGATATCTAGTCTAGTCATGGCATCCTCTCTCAGCGTGCCCATCTCCACGCCAACCATCACTCTCTCAAGAGGTGAGACATCGTTCATCAAATCTTGGAAAAGGGATGTCACTGCTTCCCGGCCTCCAAGGACCTTGGAAGTGAGGAACCGTTATCAGAGCAGAGTGGAATGTTATCAAGGGAGATCACAGACGAGGATATGATGTCATCTACCAGGAAAGGGATCGTATAGCAGGTGGTCAAGTTCTCCAGCAGGACCTGAAGTGTGATACTTGGGCATGAGGTCAAataccaggaagggaggggaaaggttAGGAATTGGGGTTCTGTGGCCACTCTGCACCGAGACACTTCCAGAGGGTCTTACCCAGGAAACGTCTTGCCTGTGCCAGGGGGTGGTGCGGTGTTGGGAAACACCTCTGGGGAAGGTGTGTCCACAGCTCACTCGGCACACCTGCTTGTCCCCGTGTTTACATTCCAGTAAACCAGAGTGGCAGTCATTGAGAGAGCCGGGGAGCTGAATTTGTGTTCTGGTTCACCTATAAGTAGCTCCAGGAACCTTGGGCAAGCCCTGCAAACTTTCCTCTACCATCCAATGGGATCTGGCCCTCCAACTCACAGGGTTGAGAGCCTGCGAGGATGCATATCAGGGCACTCTACACAAGGAGACCCAAACTTGGGGGCTCCTCTTTACCCAGATGGCCTGGGGAGTGACCCCTGGCCTGCCAACCACTCACCCATTTTCTCCATGATTCTCAGCATGTTCTGGTTGCTCTGTACTTTGATGCGTGGCATCGTCACCAGGGTGGGCTGGAACCTGGATGACTCCAGTTTCCTCATGATGGCCTTGaaaaggggaggggtgagggcctTCTCCATGTCTTCAAGGTGGTGTTTTGGGTGCTGGGGCACCATGATCACCAAGCTCAGGTTGTGAGAGAGCTGCAGCTGCCCCACCTGAAGAGCAGGAGACACACCTTGTCAGTTTTTCCACCTGGCGCTCTCCTGGACCCTGACTGTCCTTCAGTCCAGCTGCCAGAGTCTGTACTGCTCCAGCAGTCAATCCTAGCACCCCAAACCAAAAatgcaaactcatggccatcgagtcattttgactcatggtgatcctactgaacagagtagaactttccaaagctgtgaatctttGGTTAGTAAAAAGcttcttcttcccccaccccccactatggagcaggtggtgggtctgaactgctgaccttgtagttagcagctgagtgcatcgTTTCTTAGGCCACCATGCTATCAGGATGGGCTAATGGGGATGCCAACTGGATGAGCAGTGCTGGTCTAAGTGGGTGCTGGGGAGAGGCGGAGGGGAGGGCATGAGTTTCCATCATACAGGCCTCAAACTCCACCAATGACTTGCCACTTGCTGCCAGCTGCAGTGGAATCAACTCCACCCATGGTGTCCTCATGCATGTCAGAGGGGacttgtgctccacagggtttccaaggactGAGCTTTAGGAGCTCGGCGGCCAGAGCTTTTTTGCAAGGAGTCTCTGAGGGGACTGAAACACCAGCCTTTTGTTCAGTAGCCAAAAGCACGACCAGTCATGATTATCAGCAAGTGACTGCATCTTCAAACTCTTGATGGCTCTTCACTGAAAGAAGCGCTGGCGGCACTGTGCgttgggtgttgggctgctaaccacaaggatgacggttcaaacccagcagcagctcccataaagatttacagtcttggaacccctcacttgatggcagtggatttggcttgGTGGAGATAGGGTGCCCTCACAATTAAACGTAAATCTCTTAGTAAGGCATTCAAGCTTATCCTAGTCTTACCTTTCCAACTGACATTAGAAGGATTTCCTAATGGTCAGACAGAAGTAGGACACCTGGCCCTCAACCCAGGGAGGCTGTGCTGCTTAGTAAATGGTCATGACAAGAAGTATGTTGGCTGTTACCAATGGGGGTGTTTGGGACAGCAGAGGTGACTAGAAGCCAGGGATGCTGCTGAACACAGGACAGATTCCACAAAAGAAAGAATTATGTAATCTAAAAACATCACTAATACCAAGTTTAATAAGACCATCATTAAAATGgcatagtgttaaatttgaaAAGGGGACAAGAAGACTCTAGAAAATAAATATCCCAAAAGAGTTCTAATTAAATGTGGAAATGGCAAAGTACCACAACTCCACAATATTAACCCAAACCAAAACTAAAGCCAACGAGTCAATTGCAACTCCAAGTGACCCTATATATGGATTCTAAGACTTTAtatctatatgggatcaaatagcctcaactttctctcttggaacagttgatgagtttgaaccgctgaccctggggttgggtccaatactagtccaacaTCACCACCAGgaataataattaaattatataaCTTCATACAATTATGAAGTTATATTCATTATATTAACACAGGGTGTTAAACTTAGGGTAATCAGTGTATTtgctatttaaaataatatttataattttaaagagAGTTTGATGCCCTAGTTTTATATTTTTAAGCTAAAGATTGTAGGAAATTTTCAGTAAGATTAGGAATGATACTGGATAAAGAATGGGAGTTGATACACTTtccaaatttaatttaattttaaaatagactTTAGGTATTTAGGAAGATGGCCTAGCAGGGTTATAATTTCACCATTAAATATTTAATGTGCTTCAAAAGCAAATCAAGCATATGAGATTTATAAAGCGAACTCGAAATGCTTATGGAAATATTAATTAAGTTTGTAAATGGAATTGGTTTAAAGGAATTTAATCTGTTCAACATGATTTAATTAAACAATAATAGAAAGTTAGcatacttttatttaaaaaaattgctcCATTATAAATAGGGTAGCAAGTTTAACTTAAAATTAAAAGGCTTAAGTAAAACTTTGAATTGTAATGTATAACAGTATTATATTAAATTAAATGTTTGCTTAAAACCCAATGAATGGTCTCCTTGAGTAAATGGCTTCTTTGCCACGAGACCAGAATGGGATGGTGCGCCATTGCCATTGCTGGaccttttgatcaaagattctacagaaggatctggatcaaaaggggggaaatgtagGACAGGATTTTAAATCCTCACTGAATCCCGACTTTCTGAAGCACAGGGAGTGGATGAACCTGTGAAACTACTCTCccaagataatctttaaaccacaAACTGAAAATGTGCCCTGAAGACAACTTACAACCAACCAATAAATAATTTAGCTTAGCTAGTCAACAATGTCTTCTTTGTACAGTGTTCTTTtaacccaaagcaaaacaaacaagaaaaaacagACAACatcacttccattgagttaattatgactcatagcaagcctgcaggacagagtagaactgcctttttgggtttctgaggctgcaaatctttcaggatcagaaagcctcatcttcttccaagtggctggtggcttcaaactgctgaccttgtggctagcactcCAACACACAACCCGTTATGCCACCATGGCTTTGTAtaggatcaaattgacaatagaactCAGATTAGCTAGGAAACTTGAAGACATGGGTTTATGATAACTCAGAAAAATGGAGTAAGAATGTAATCAAGGCCACTAAGCTGTCTGTAGAGGCTGTTGACTTGGTGTGTGTTCTGTTGGATGTGTTCTTGCTAAAAAAAACGCACCACAAAACAACCACCCGACAAGCAAAAGCAAATACACAAACTGCCCAGTAAACTATGAATagcctttttgtgtgtgtgcctaaAAGTTCTCCTCCTTTGGCATTAAGAACCTTCACTTTCATACCCAGCTCCATCTACTCTTAAATTAGGGTGATGCCCTCAACAGGTCATCAGGGGCTTGTTTACTTAGTTAACATCTCACACACATGTGGCGTGATTCTAAGTACAGAGGATTCAGCAGGAAAGAATACAACCACGGTTCTTATTCCCAAAGTACCGCAAGCAAATTAACGGCCCAATTTCAGATAGTGCAAAGTTCCATGACTATGAGAGCGGGCAATGTTACAGGATGGGGGGAAGCTATTTTAAAGGTAAAGGATTCTTTATCAAAGTGACCTTTGAGCCAAGACCTGAATGAACaggtcagaaggaacaaagcaatCTGAATGAAGAGGGGTCCAGGCAGAAGGAAAAGCTCCCCATGTGGGAATGAGCTTGGTATGTTCCAAGAACAGATCTTATACTTCCCTAGCCTACGAGCGTGTGTCGCTTTGTGTCTCTCATTGTTTTCTACCTCATAGATCGGtgggtttttttctctcccaATATACCAGAACCCAATAAGCAGGTCTACAAGACAAAGGCTTGGTGATTTCCTCCTACAAACGATAGCCTTGAAACCCCTATGGAAGAGCCCTACTCTGtcacatagagtcgctatgagtcgaaaacagactcaacagcatccaacaacaacaagctgGAAAGGTTTGGTTACAGGGCATGAGACAATTTACTAACTAGAATCCTTTGGGTTCCAAGTCTGTCTTTCCTCTCGCCTTAACCACTGAAAAATGACATTGTCCATTGGGCCATTtaatacatatgcacataccaCATACatacaaatccacaggtatagcTATATACATGTACGTGTCTGCTGTACCCAGAGACATATACTCACAAGACTTAACCAGGTCACTAAGGTCTCCTGATGGATtcagagaaagagaaacagaggcACAGCAAAGGAAGATGATTCACTTTTTTGCCATTAGATGCAGGAGAGACGAATGAAGACACTGGAGAATACTGCCTTTAAGTTGGAAACACACATCGTCTGCTTTGGCCAAGACTAGAGAGAGGCAAAGTTGAAGAGATAGGGTAGGCATATAGCTGGGAAGAGGAGAAATGATCTGTTTGTCAGAGTGGACCCAGAAGGACCAGGGCCATGGCAGAGTAGAAATCAGGATGCTTGAGGGTTTGTGAAACAGGAGTGGGAAGGGACAAGAACTGACCTGGGCCTTCAAAGTCCGGTCGGAGAAATGGGCCACGGGGTACTTCTTGCTACTCATCATGGGCACTTTTATCACAGAAGATCTGGAGTGAAAGGGCTGCATCTTGGTTCTTTTATGATCAAATGTTGTCTTCCACTTGGCTAGAGGAAGAAGAAGGTGGAAGGCAGTTCCAGTGCCGGTGGGTTAAGGATGAAGAGGGGCTAAAAGCCTTGTTGAGAGGGCCTGGGGATGGTACATTGGGACCGAGTTGTGGAAGATGCACTGGAGTGGCAaccaggaggggaggaaggacccAGAATGGGAAGAAGGCTACCTGCTCCAGGGCCACCTTACCACCCAGGTAGACAGCATTGAGAAGGACAAGGCGGATGTCGGAGGGCAGGTTGTACAACAGCTGGTTGATCTTGTGGTTGGTATTCTTGGCCACCCAGTTATTGATGAGGTCCAGATTGACATCACTGTTGTTGCTCAGGACTTGGGGGCTGCTGTCGTATATGCTCTGAGAGGCATTCACAAAGGTGTCCCTTATGGCCAGGTCTGGGGGCAGGGCAAGTCAAGAGAAGGAAGCATGAGTCTCCCAAGCACACGCCTCCCTTTCCAAGCGTAGGCTTGGCGAGTGAGCACACGCCACCCAGAGGTCTTCTCGCTCACTTAATGGACACAACCTGTTGGAGCCAGGGGTCTAGCTCCCTTTGAAAGACGCAGTCCACGAAGCCCAAAGAAGGCCAATCCTGGACTCAAAGCAGGAGCACTGGGCCCTGAACCCCCTAGGCCCGTACCCGCCATGTGACTATAGCTGCGCATAAGATTCCATTTCTGAGAGACGGCTGGCTTTCCGTTGGCCTCCCTACttgctctctctttccttccctcaggggacagactctctgcttccgGCTTTTATTCTCCAGAGTTCAAGTCTACTGAGAAAAATAGTGTTTGGAAGAGAAATTTCTCCTGGTCTAAACAAATCGAAAGAGATTTTCCCGCAGGCTTTGCTGATGCTTAGGTACAACATAAGACCCCCGAACCTTGGCACAGTTCCAGATGGGCAGAGGGGGACTCCAGATAATGAATGTAGGTCAATTTCCCACCGAACCAGCAAGATCAAGGGTAGAGTTGATTTATAGCAAACCAGTGAAGGCGACGCTTCTTGCCCACCTCTGAGCCCTCTTGCTCGCATCCCTAAAAAGAGGGAGTTATGCCCGCGACAACATGGACGGCTCTTGAAAATATTACACTGAGCGAGGTAAGTCCGTCGCTAAAGAACAAATGGTGTAAGACCTCGTGCAGATGAAACAAAGCAAAAGCCGAGGGCTCTTGTTTTACTGAGTTGGTGGAAAATTCTACCATCCTTTAATTCCACCTTTCCatgaaactttttgaagtccgccCTCGTATATAGAAACCGACTACTCACGGTTGCCAGGCATGGATGGCTTGACCCCGgggttgcaacagtgggctcaaccagAAGAAgaactgggaggatggtgcagggctggcagtgtttccttctgctgcacccAGGGTGCTTGAGTTGGCACCCACCATAACCAGGCGTGAGaggagggggagatggggagggttTTTTCCCCCATAGGGGGgctgtgagtttatgttgttgttaggtgccattgagtctgttttgaCCCATATCGACCTTatttatacacaacagaacgaaacactgcccagtccagggCCATTCCCCGCAACCGTTCCTTTGCTTGAGCCCTTTGTCGCAGCCATGCTGTCAATCCgactcgttgagggccttcctctttttctctgcccttctactttatcaaacatgatgcccttctctcgggattggtctctccaaagtatgtaagaccaagtcttgccatccttgcctctaaggagcactctggctgtacttcttccaacatagatcagcttgttcttttagcagtccagggcACTTCCagcattcttctctagcaccacaatgcaTGGATTCTGCTGggtcttttttattcaatatccaactttcacatgcacaggaggcaacTGAAGACACCCTGACTTGGGCGAGGGGCACCTTagtcgtccttgcttttcaatgctctaaagagatcTGGCACAGCAGGTTTATGTGTATGGTGGTGGAATATTTTGGAAAAGGACCGTCATGATGGTGGCACACTGTGAAAACTAGGATCAATGTCACTGAAGTATAAATGTGAACAATGCGTCAGCCAGTGTTTGCGTGTAGGTATTTTCAGCAAAATAAAAAACTCTACAAGTGGAGGCTGATGGACAATGGAATACCGGGCATCATTGACGAGATTGTGAAGCACCTCAGGACATAGATGGATTTGGAAGATATTAGGCTGAGTAAAGTTAGTCAaacataaaaggacaaatcatGGCTGAGACCACcgttttaaaatgaaaagaagggagggggaaaacgagcagctgatattaagggctcaagtgtaaagcaaatgttttgagaatgatgatggcaacaaatgtacaaatgcgcttgacacaatagatgtatgtatggattgtgataagaattgtacaagcccccaataaaatgattttttttaaaaaaggaaaagaaatcgaGATGGACGTTTTTTCATACCCAAAGAAACAAACTTTAACAGTTTccaaggaagggaggggaaacagTAGACCAGAGGGTAGAAAGGTGTTACACTGCGTGAAGGTGAAGGAGAAGAGATGAAAACATGGGAAGGCAGCGCAAGCGGAGGTGAAGGAGAAGAGATGAAAACATGGGAAGGCAGCGCAAGCGGTTGGGCAGTTTAATATGTTGTTTTTTAAGTTGCTGAGTGCCAAGAGACTGGTCTGAATGGGAAACCCCCACCTCGTTCAGGGTCGAAAGTCAGAAAACAGAAGGTGATGACGGTGAGACTGATAGATGAATTTTTCCCTAAATTCCCTTTCTTTTTGTTCTCGGTATTTTTTTTGTTGTATCATGTCtttcatagttaaaaaaaaaaaagatacccccctcccccacccacactctttgttttaaaaaggagTTTTAGGAACTGAATTGTAGCTTTCCCAAACGTGTGAGAATCCTGAACCATCTactggtggacatgatcctggtTGGAAATAGGGTTTTCTTTGAGATGGTAATGCGGTCACATCTGTGTAGAGTGTGTCCTCACCCTAATCCCTTCTGCTGAGTGtgcattcattctctctctctctctctcccaggccATGTGAAGAATGCCAAGGGACCCAGGAGCACAGGGGCTACTGATGCTGAAAGATGTCTGGCTCTCTCCCCTTAGGGTCCTGAATTCAGACGTCTAGCCTCCTAGGCTGTAAGAAAATCCATTTCACTTATTTAAAACCACTGACTTGTGGTACTTCTGTTTAATCGGCACCAGGTAATGGAACGGGTGGGGCGGTGTTAGACCAAATGACTGGCTTTCAAACGTTTTTAAGTCCTAGAAATGTGTTTTCAAATCAAGTCATCTCTGAAGTTCACAGTATAACATGATTCAGGCTGGACAGGAGCTTGAGGCAAATTCCAGCAAATTCCCTCTCCCTCGTCTATGAAGTAGTAGCCCACTCCTCACCCCTTAGCCTccctccgcccctccccccacctaatGACTCCTGGATCTGCAGAAGTCTATATCTAGGGATCAAAGTGAAAAAAAACACTACACTAAATCATTCCGGATGGTTCTTCGTCTTCTTTATTACTATTATAATGACGAGTTAGCTCATAAAGGAATATATGGAAAGGATAACGAATTTAAATAACACTGAAGCACACAGCATATGAATCCCAA contains the following coding sequences:
- the SERPING1 gene encoding plasma protease C1 inhibitor gives rise to the protein MASRLTPLTLLLLLLLQARDCGASSNPDGTSHSPGESSQERSEKHDRWADIPGNPTSQHTVSSSTWPSATRAQTLAKSTTQPSTQPTAQPTSQLTERPTTKLTTQPTTQPAIESSTALPTEPFCSEPLPSCSNLEKAVAQGVLGEALTDFSLKLYQAFSEIKEAETNMIFSPLSIASLLTYILLGAGENTKRNLESVLTYPKDFACVHQTLKAFMSKGVTSVSGVFHSPDLAIRDTFVNASQSIYDSSPQVLSNNSDVNLDLINNWVAKNTNHKINQLLYNLPSDIRLVLLNAVYLGAKWKTTFDHKRTKMQPFHSRSSVIKVPMMSSKKYPVAHFSDRTLKAQVGQLQLSHNLSLVIMVPQHPKHHLEDMEKALTPPLFKAIMRKLESSRFQPTLVTMPRIKVQSNQNMLRIMEKMEFFDFSYDLNLCGLTEDPELEVSVMQHQATLELTESGVEMAAASALSVARNLVIFEVQQPFLFLLWDQQHRFPVFMGRVYDPRG